A single genomic interval of Juglans regia cultivar Chandler chromosome 1, Walnut 2.0, whole genome shotgun sequence harbors:
- the LOC108988192 gene encoding ribulose bisphosphate carboxylase small chain, chloroplastic isoform X2: MASSMISSATVATVNRATPAQASMVAPFTGLKSAATFPVTQRANNDITSIASNGGRVQCMQVWPPLGKQKFETLSYLPPLSYESLAKEVDYLIRKGWIPCLEFDTDLCTVRTTGHQDTTMGDTGSCGSSPCLDAQIHPRF; the protein is encoded by the exons ATGGCTTCCTCAATGATTTCATCGGCCACGGTCGCCACCGTCAACCGTGCCACCCCGGCTCAAGCCAGCATGGTTGCACCTTTCACCGGCCTCAAGTCTGCCGCAACTTTCCCGGTCACCCAAAGGGCCAACAACGATATTACCTCCATCGCAAGCAACGGCGGAAGAGTTCAATGCATGCAG GTATGGCCTCCACTTGGGAAGCAGAAGTTTGAGACTCTTTCCTACCTTCCACCCTTGAGTTACGAATCATTGGCCAAGGAAGTAGATTACCTTATTCGAAAGGGATGGATTCCTTGCTTGGAATTCGA cacggATTTGTGTACCGTGAGAACAACAGGTCACCAGGATACTACGATGGGCGATACTGGGTCATGTGGAAGCTCCCCATGTTTGGATGCACAGATTCATCCCAGGTTTTGA
- the LOC108988192 gene encoding ribulose bisphosphate carboxylase small chain, chloroplastic isoform X1, translated as MASSMISSATVATVNRATPAQASMVAPFTGLKSAATFPVTQRANNDITSIASNGGRVQCMQVWPPLGKQKFETLSYLPPLSYESLAKEVDYLIRKGWIPCLEFELEHGFVYRENNRSPGYYDGRYWVMWKLPMFGCTDSSQVLKELEECKKAYPTAFIRIIGFDNKRQVQCISFIAYKPPGFN; from the exons ATGGCTTCCTCAATGATTTCATCGGCCACGGTCGCCACCGTCAACCGTGCCACCCCGGCTCAAGCCAGCATGGTTGCACCTTTCACCGGCCTCAAGTCTGCCGCAACTTTCCCGGTCACCCAAAGGGCCAACAACGATATTACCTCCATCGCAAGCAACGGCGGAAGAGTTCAATGCATGCAG GTATGGCCTCCACTTGGGAAGCAGAAGTTTGAGACTCTTTCCTACCTTCCACCCTTGAGTTACGAATCATTGGCCAAGGAAGTAGATTACCTTATTCGAAAGGGATGGATTCCTTGCTTGGAATTCGAGTTGGAG cacggATTTGTGTACCGTGAGAACAACAGGTCACCAGGATACTACGATGGGCGATACTGGGTCATGTGGAAGCTCCCCATGTTTGGATGCACAGATTCATCCCAGGTTTTGAAGGAGCTTGAGGAGTGCAAGAAGGCTTATCCCACTGCCTTTATCAGAATCATTGGATTCGACAACAAGCGCCAAGTGCAGTGCATCAGTTTCATTGCCTACAAGCCTCCtggctttaattaa